AATCCGCAGGCGTGGCTGCAGCTCTGGCGCAATTTGAACGGCGACGCGGCCTATCAACGCTACTTGCGGCATTGGCAGGCCGAGCACGCCGGCCAACAGGCCGAACCGCTCAGCCGCAAGGCTTTTTTCGCCGCCGAAACCCGGCGCAAATGGAGCGGCGTCAAACGCTGTTGCTGAGGCCCGTCAATCGATGGTCTGGATCCAATGGCAACGTTCATTGACGACGGGCGCGGTTTGGTCGTTGGCGATACCTTTGGCGATCATCGCCACCACACGCTCGTCGGTATCGTAGCCGATGTGGGCATCCATCGGGTTGGCCAGCTTGCCCAAGCCGAACGCGTCGTACACCCGGGCCACGTTGATGTTGATGTTGGTGACGTTAATGCACAGCCGCGAGTCCAGATACTTGTTGACGAAGTCGTGCGGGATCGCATAACTGAGTAAATCATTGGGGTCGCTGAACGCAATCACCGACGTTTTCGCCAATATCCGTTCGCCGTATTTGGCGCCGTCGCTGTTGCAATAGGCGTCGGGTTGATTGGCGACTTCCGGCAGGCTGCGCCCCAACTGCAACATCGGCAGTTGGTTGGACATCATGTAGATCGGCACTTCCTTGTTTTTCAGGACATTGGTCAACGCGGTGTAATAGTTGGCGGTGTCGCCGTTACTCAGTTTCGACGCCAGATGCTGCAGGCCGTCGATGGTGATCCGGCTGCCCAGGCTATGGGAAACGAAGGCGTAACTGTCGTTGTAAAACGGTGTGACGTTCTTGGTGGAGCAGCTTTGCTGCACATCGTCCGGCAGGCTGTTCCAGTCGCCTTGTATCATCCAGCAAAACGACTGGGCGAAGGCCGACAAAATGTCTTCGCGTTTCTCGCCCAGGTAAATGATCGGGTCCGGGCCGGTATCGTTGGAGAACTTCTTCAACAAGTCGTTGACCTCGGCCCGGCGGAATGACTGCTCGCCGGAATTGTCGTAAGACAAAACTTCCTTGTCCTTGGCGCTGATCTCGGACCAGGTCAGTTCGTAGAACAGCATTTCCTGGGTCCGGTCGGCGTTCAGATAGCGGTTGATGCGCAAATTGCCCAGCGGCCGCTCCGGGCCTTTGGCGTCGGTCAAACGGATGTTTTTCACATTCCGGGAAGTGACGGTCAGGTCCAATTCCTTTGCCAACTTTTCCATAAACTGGGTGGAATAGCCCGGCAAATGGTTGCCGACGCCGTGCACCATCAACAATTTCATTTTCCGGTTGGCGATTTCCAACTGCGGTTTGATGCCGCCGAATTTTTCGCCTTTGATCT
Above is a window of Methylomonas koyamae DNA encoding:
- a CDS encoding YbdD/YjiX family protein — protein: MKFNPQAWLQLWRNLNGDAAYQRYLRHWQAEHAGQQAEPLSRKAFFAAETRRKWSGVKRCC